The proteins below are encoded in one region of Mycobacterium pseudokansasii:
- a CDS encoding homocitrate synthase → MAFPALDRDPNGGPAQPTAGARFAEHFGAEMPRGLRDQAAVMCWERFVATYGHPVGPVRLGHWECTDPDRPAGRLGPQARNFRAVIAVGDRISTSTAAAGGPIAALTAMLHDRGITVETLKFHQMHADGCTATFVCGSDGIAREWAMGWSEDPTQSALRALIACANRLLTP, encoded by the coding sequence ATGGCTTTCCCCGCCCTCGACCGCGACCCGAACGGTGGTCCGGCGCAGCCGACCGCCGGCGCTCGGTTTGCCGAGCACTTCGGCGCCGAGATGCCGCGAGGTCTGCGAGACCAGGCCGCAGTCATGTGCTGGGAACGCTTCGTCGCGACCTACGGTCATCCCGTCGGCCCGGTCCGGTTGGGTCACTGGGAATGCACGGATCCGGATCGGCCTGCTGGGCGACTGGGCCCGCAGGCCCGCAATTTCCGTGCGGTGATCGCGGTGGGGGACCGCATCAGCACCTCGACCGCTGCCGCCGGCGGACCGATCGCGGCTCTTACCGCGATGTTGCACGACCGCGGGATCACCGTGGAGACATTGAAATTCCACCAGATGCACGCCGATGGATGCACCGCCACCTTCGTCTGCGGCAGCGATGGGATCGCCCGCGAGTGGGCCATGGGCTGGTCGGAGGATCCGACTCAATCCGCGTTGCGTGCGCTGATCGCGTGCGCCAACCGGCTTCTCACCCCATGA
- a CDS encoding group II intron maturase-specific domain-containing protein, with translation MRALRGHNAQMVLIRLNPIIRGWSAYYRHCVSARVFNALDNHVWKLTDKWARFTHPHKGRRWIVSRYFGAFHPSRRDRWVFGDRDTAPTWSSSPGRRSPGTPWSRAGRPRTTLP, from the coding sequence ATGCGAGCACTGCGGGGCCACAACGCCCAGATGGTGCTCATCCGGCTCAACCCGATCATTCGGGGGTGGTCGGCCTACTACCGGCACTGCGTGTCGGCCCGGGTGTTCAATGCGCTGGACAATCACGTGTGGAAGCTCACCGACAAGTGGGCCAGATTCACCCATCCGCACAAGGGACGGCGCTGGATCGTGTCCCGTTACTTCGGCGCGTTCCACCCGTCCCGGCGCGACCGCTGGGTATTCGGTGACCGCGACACGGCGCCTACCTGGTCAAGTTCGCCTGGACGGCGATCACCCGGCACACCCTGGTCAAGGGCTGGGCGTCCCCGGACGACCCTGCCTTGA
- a CDS encoding cytochrome P450 produces MSTSRATISTPGYLLDQAQRRLTPSFNNFPGMGLVERWLLNTQFPEKKLADPPPGSALKPVVGDAGLPIVGHMIEMLRGGPDYLMFLYNTKGPVIYGDSPVLPFVAALGPDAAQVIYSNRNKDYSQQGWVPVIGPFFRRGLMLLDFEEHMFHRRIMQEAFVRSRLAGYVEHMDQVVSQVIADDWVINDPRFLLYPAMKELTLNIASMVFMGHEPGTDHELVTKVNKAFTTTTRAGNAVIRASVPPFTWWRGLKARQLLENYFAERVKERRGKEGSDLLTVLCQTEDEDGNRFSDQDIVNHMIFLMMAAHDTSTSTATTMTYHLAAHPEWQQRCRDESDRLGDGPLDIESLEKLESLDLVMNESIRLVTPVQWAMRQTVRDTELLGYYLPKDTNVIAFPGLNHRLPEFWTEPMTFDPERFTEPRNEHKRHRYAFTPFGGGAHKCLGMVFGQLEIKTILHRLLRRYRLELPRPDYHASWDYGGMPVPKDGMHIVLRPL; encoded by the coding sequence ATGTCCACGAGCAGGGCGACGATCAGCACCCCGGGATACCTCCTTGACCAAGCCCAGCGCCGGCTGACCCCGTCGTTCAACAACTTTCCCGGCATGGGCCTGGTGGAGCGTTGGCTGCTGAACACGCAGTTTCCGGAGAAGAAGCTGGCCGACCCGCCGCCGGGCAGCGCGCTCAAGCCGGTCGTCGGAGACGCGGGGCTGCCGATCGTCGGGCACATGATCGAAATGCTGCGCGGTGGACCGGACTATCTGATGTTCCTCTACAACACCAAGGGGCCCGTGATCTACGGGGACTCGCCAGTCTTGCCGTTCGTCGCGGCGCTGGGCCCGGACGCTGCTCAGGTCATCTATTCCAACCGCAACAAGGACTACTCGCAGCAGGGCTGGGTCCCGGTGATCGGGCCGTTCTTTCGGCGCGGGCTGATGCTGCTCGACTTCGAGGAGCACATGTTTCACCGGCGGATCATGCAGGAGGCGTTCGTCCGGTCCCGGCTGGCCGGTTACGTCGAGCACATGGACCAGGTGGTGTCGCAAGTGATCGCCGACGACTGGGTGATCAACGACCCGCGCTTCCTTCTCTATCCGGCGATGAAAGAACTCACCCTCAACATCGCCTCAATGGTGTTCATGGGCCACGAACCCGGCACCGACCATGAGCTGGTCACCAAGGTGAACAAGGCGTTCACGACGACGACCCGCGCCGGCAACGCGGTCATCCGCGCCAGCGTGCCGCCGTTCACCTGGTGGCGGGGGCTCAAGGCTCGGCAACTACTGGAGAATTACTTCGCAGAACGGGTCAAGGAACGACGCGGCAAAGAAGGCAGCGACCTGCTGACGGTGTTGTGTCAGACCGAGGACGAGGACGGAAACCGGTTCTCCGACCAGGACATCGTCAACCACATGATCTTCTTGATGATGGCCGCCCACGACACGTCGACGTCGACGGCCACCACGATGACCTACCACCTGGCCGCCCACCCGGAGTGGCAGCAGCGCTGCCGCGACGAATCCGACCGCCTCGGCGACGGACCGCTGGACATCGAATCGCTGGAGAAGCTGGAATCGCTCGACCTGGTGATGAACGAGTCGATCCGGTTGGTGACGCCCGTCCAGTGGGCAATGCGGCAGACGGTTCGCGATACCGAACTGTTGGGCTACTACCTGCCCAAGGACACCAACGTCATCGCGTTTCCCGGGCTGAATCACCGCCTTCCTGAATTCTGGACCGAGCCAATGACTTTCGACCCGGAGCGCTTCACCGAGCCGCGCAACGAGCACAAACGACACCGCTACGCGTTCACACCCTTCGGCGGCGGCGCGCATAAGTGTCTTGGGATGGTGTTCGGCCAATTGGAGATCAAGACGATCCTGCACCGATTGCTGCGCCGGTACCGGCTGGAACTGCCGCGGCCGGATTACCACGCGAGCTGGGACTACGGCGGTATGCCCGTGCCGAAGGATGGCATGCACATTGTGTTGCGCCCGCTGTAA
- a CDS encoding TetR/AcrR family transcriptional regulator — MSEHAPDQQAVPALRRRGDKHRQAILQAVRDLLQERPFAELSVSTISNRAGVARSGFYFYFDSKYAVLAQILAEAAEELEELTHYFAPRQPGESPQQFAKRMVGSAAVVYAHNDPVIVACNAARHTDIEIREILEQQFEVVLREIVGVVEAEMRAGTANPISDDLPTLIRTLAGTTALVLTGDPLLVGRDSDSDRRVRVLEQMWLNALWGGPPKA, encoded by the coding sequence GTGAGTGAGCACGCCCCCGACCAGCAAGCTGTGCCGGCATTGCGGCGGCGTGGCGACAAGCATCGGCAGGCGATCCTGCAGGCGGTGCGGGACCTACTGCAGGAGCGGCCGTTCGCGGAGCTTTCGGTCAGCACCATCAGCAACCGGGCCGGGGTAGCGCGCTCCGGGTTCTACTTCTACTTCGACTCCAAGTACGCGGTGCTCGCCCAGATATTGGCGGAGGCGGCCGAGGAACTCGAAGAACTCACCCACTACTTCGCCCCCCGCCAACCGGGTGAGTCGCCGCAGCAGTTCGCCAAGAGGATGGTCGGTAGCGCCGCGGTTGTCTACGCGCACAACGACCCGGTGATAGTGGCTTGTAATGCCGCCCGCCACACCGACATTGAGATCCGGGAGATCCTCGAGCAACAGTTCGAGGTGGTGCTCCGCGAGATCGTCGGCGTCGTCGAGGCCGAAATGAGAGCCGGCACCGCCAACCCGATCAGCGACGACCTGCCGACGTTGATTCGTACCCTGGCCGGCACCACCGCGCTGGTTTTGACCGGTGACCCCCTGCTGGTCGGCCGCGACAGCGACTCCGACCGCCGGGTGCGGGTGCTCGAACAGATGTGGCTCAATGCGCTGTGGGGCGGCCCACCCAAGGCCTGA
- a CDS encoding SDR family oxidoreductase: MAQPRYYAGKRCLVTGAASGIGRATALRLAAQGAELYLTDRDADGLAQTVSDARELGAQVPEHRALDISDYTQVSAFAADIHAGHPSMDVVLNIAGVSAWGTVDRLTHDQWSRMVAINLMGPIHVIESFVPSMVAAGRGGHLVNVSSAAGLVALPWHAAYSASKYGLRGLSEVLRFDLARHRIGVSVVVPGAVRTPLVNTVEIAGVDRDDPHVKRWVDRFSGHAISPEKAAEKILAGVAKNRYLIYTSADIRALYAFKRLAWWPYSVVMRQVNAIFTRALRPG; this comes from the coding sequence ATGGCACAACCGCGGTATTACGCAGGGAAACGGTGTCTCGTCACCGGCGCGGCCAGCGGCATCGGCCGCGCCACCGCACTGCGGCTCGCCGCACAGGGCGCCGAGCTCTATCTGACCGATCGCGACGCGGACGGCTTGGCGCAGACCGTGTCCGACGCGCGGGAGCTCGGGGCACAGGTGCCAGAGCATCGCGCGCTCGATATCTCCGACTACACCCAGGTGTCCGCATTTGCGGCGGACATCCACGCCGGCCATCCCAGCATGGACGTCGTGCTCAACATCGCCGGTGTCTCGGCGTGGGGAACTGTCGACCGGCTGACCCACGATCAGTGGAGCAGGATGGTCGCGATCAATCTGATGGGTCCTATCCACGTGATCGAGTCGTTCGTTCCGTCGATGGTGGCGGCCGGCCGGGGCGGGCATTTGGTCAACGTGTCGTCGGCTGCCGGGCTGGTCGCGCTGCCCTGGCATGCGGCTTACAGCGCGAGCAAGTACGGCCTGCGCGGGCTTTCCGAGGTGCTGCGCTTCGATCTGGCACGACATCGCATCGGGGTGTCGGTCGTGGTACCCGGTGCGGTACGCACGCCGCTGGTCAACACGGTCGAGATCGCCGGTGTCGACCGCGACGACCCGCACGTCAAGCGCTGGGTCGACCGGTTCAGCGGCCACGCCATCTCGCCGGAAAAGGCCGCCGAGAAAATCCTGGCCGGGGTGGCCAAGAACCGGTACCTGATCTATACGTCGGCGGATATCCGGGCGCTGTATGCATTCAAGCGGCTGGCGTGGTGGCCCTACAGCGTGGTGATGCGCCAGGTCAACGCCATCTTCACCCGGGCGCTTCGGCCCGGCTGA
- a CDS encoding PPE family protein, with amino-acid sequence MNFLVLPPEINSARIFAGAGAGPMLQAATAWDGLAAELRIAAASFGSVASGLAHGSWQGAASAAMAAAATPYLAWLQSAAAQAEQAAGHAKIAVDVYEAVRAEMVHPAFVAANRSSLVRLLWSNLFGQNAPAIATAEAQYEEMWAQDVAAMLGYHSTASTVATALRPFARPLQSLAGQALGLLNVGNSIAAGASAAPAAAIATPAGLLLPPGVSSIFNIGFANFGSLNFGNANLGDLNQGNGNVGNLNFGSGNLGSFNLGSGNLGSNNFGFGNLGSNNFGFGNTGSFNIGFGNTGSGNIGIGNTGNGNIGFGNGGLGGNNNIGIGLGGSNQLGFGGLNSGVGHTGLFNSGSGNTGFGNSGTGNFGLGNTGSFNTGFGNSGTANTGFFNAGIVNTGTGNVGNYNTGNYNIGNFNTGEFNPGDTNTGSYNTGNINTGWANTGDLNTGAFNSGDMNNGFFARGNGAGNAGFSYTMTIPQIPINLPLSVPLHIPVEGRTTEIVLAPFKIPAIPLDFPALSGTVGPIQMPPIRVTGPLISITVGSPETRLGISVAGGVGPINIPIFNIPAAPGFANSTDAPSSGFFNSGRGGTSGIGNFGPDTSGFFNFTRNLGSSGLLNAGLLQSGIHNFGNSISGFENTTNLDLEFRALNSGLGNVGNHLSGIFHNSAGASTFNFGSANGGGLNFGSANLGSFNLGNGNIGGFNVGDANRGFANFGLANFGDNNFGFGNLGDFNLGFGNTGVGNIGFGNTGDYNIGFGNTGSGNIGLANTGNGNWGVGFTGTNLLGFGALNSGSNNIGLFNSGDGNTGIGNTGTSNFGIGNTGSYNTGIGNTSSTNTGIGNTGSFNTGLFNSGSLNTGLSNAGSTNTGNLNAGSLNTGDFNTGNSNTGYYNTGNLNTGVLNSGNRNNGYLWRGDNQGQFGFDFGITMPGIPLEIGVNVDLAIPVSGFIDGITVQPFSMDVPIDLNLFIDLPSPIPNVTIPLGDGESITVEIPKITINRFDLTGFNVGNVGGIPFSRMHIEIINTIGPVSIPVLHIPAAPGFGNSTAGPSSGFFNTGAGTGSGFGNSGRFISGFFNQGNLFASGYQNTGSLTSGLGNLGSTVTGFFNSGTTGLASAFVSGIGNVGSRLAGFLLSGTGQ; translated from the coding sequence ATGAATTTCTTGGTACTGCCACCGGAGATCAATTCCGCTCGGATCTTCGCAGGTGCCGGCGCCGGCCCGATGCTGCAGGCGGCGACAGCCTGGGACGGGCTGGCCGCGGAGTTGCGCATAGCGGCGGCCTCGTTCGGGTCGGTGGCGTCTGGTCTGGCGCATGGGTCGTGGCAGGGTGCGGCCTCGGCGGCGATGGCGGCCGCGGCGACGCCTTATCTGGCGTGGCTGCAGTCGGCGGCGGCGCAAGCCGAGCAAGCGGCCGGACACGCCAAAATCGCAGTCGATGTCTACGAGGCAGTGCGCGCCGAGATGGTACATCCGGCGTTCGTCGCAGCCAACCGTTCTTCACTGGTGCGGCTATTGTGGTCGAACCTCTTCGGCCAGAATGCCCCGGCAATCGCCACAGCCGAGGCCCAGTACGAGGAGATGTGGGCACAAGACGTCGCCGCGATGCTTGGCTACCATTCCACGGCTTCCACGGTCGCCACCGCGCTGAGGCCTTTCGCCCGCCCGCTGCAGAGCCTGGCGGGCCAGGCTCTGGGCCTGTTAAACGTGGGCAACTCGATAGCTGCCGGCGCGAGCGCGGCCCCGGCGGCTGCTATTGCCACGCCTGCCGGGCTTCTTCTTCCACCTGGGGTGTCGAGCATCTTCAATATCGGCTTCGCCAACTTTGGCAGCCTGAATTTCGGAAACGCCAACCTCGGTGATCTCAACCAGGGCAACGGCAACGTCGGCAATCTCAACTTCGGCTCGGGCAACCTGGGCAGTTTCAACCTGGGCTCGGGCAACCTGGGCAGCAACAATTTCGGATTCGGCAACCTGGGCAGCAACAACTTCGGCTTCGGTAACACCGGTAGTTTCAACATCGGCTTCGGCAACACCGGCAGTGGCAACATCGGAATCGGCAACACCGGCAACGGCAATATCGGCTTCGGCAACGGCGGGCTCGGAGGCAACAACAACATCGGGATCGGGCTGGGCGGCAGCAACCAGCTGGGCTTCGGCGGGCTGAACTCGGGTGTGGGCCACACCGGCTTGTTCAACTCGGGCAGCGGCAACACCGGCTTCGGAAACTCCGGGACCGGCAACTTCGGCCTCGGCAACACGGGTTCGTTCAACACTGGCTTCGGTAATTCCGGCACGGCCAATACTGGTTTCTTCAATGCCGGGATCGTCAACACCGGCACCGGCAACGTCGGCAATTACAACACCGGCAATTACAACATCGGGAACTTCAATACCGGCGAGTTCAACCCGGGCGACACCAACACGGGGTCCTACAACACCGGCAACATCAACACCGGCTGGGCCAACACCGGCGATCTCAACACCGGCGCCTTCAACAGCGGCGACATGAACAACGGCTTTTTTGCGCGGGGCAATGGCGCGGGGAACGCCGGGTTCTCCTACACCATGACGATTCCCCAAATTCCGATAAATCTACCGTTGAGCGTTCCGTTGCATATTCCAGTCGAGGGTCGCACCACTGAAATCGTTTTAGCACCGTTCAAGATTCCCGCAATTCCATTAGACTTCCCTGCCCTGAGCGGCACTGTCGGGCCAATACAAATGCCTCCCATCAGAGTAACGGGCCCGCTTATCTCGATTACCGTGGGAAGCCCAGAAACGAGACTCGGCATTTCTGTCGCCGGAGGTGTCGGCCCGATCAACATCCCGATCTTCAATATTCCGGCTGCGCCGGGTTTCGCGAACTCGACCGACGCTCCCTCGTCAGGCTTCTTCAATAGCGGCCGAGGGGGCACTTCCGGCATTGGCAACTTCGGACCCGACACCTCGGGCTTCTTCAACTTCACTCGCAATCTCGGCAGTTCAGGCCTCTTAAACGCCGGCTTGTTGCAATCGGGTATCCACAACTTCGGCAACTCCATCTCGGGCTTTGAAAACACCACCAATCTGGATCTCGAATTCCGTGCCTTGAATTCTGGATTGGGTAATGTCGGCAATCACCTTTCGGGCATTTTTCATAACAGCGCGGGCGCATCGACGTTCAACTTTGGCTCCGCCAACGGAGGTGGCCTCAATTTCGGCAGCGCCAACCTTGGCAGCTTCAACCTGGGCAACGGAAACATCGGCGGCTTCAACGTCGGCGACGCGAACCGCGGCTTCGCAAACTTCGGTTTGGCCAACTTTGGTGACAACAACTTCGGTTTCGGCAACTTGGGCGATTTCAACCTAGGTTTCGGGAATACGGGTGTCGGCAACATTGGCTTCGGCAATACCGGCGACTACAACATCGGGTTCGGCAACACCGGCAGCGGAAACATCGGCTTGGCCAACACCGGCAACGGAAACTGGGGCGTCGGGTTCACCGGCACCAACTTGTTAGGCTTCGGTGCGCTGAATTCGGGATCCAACAACATCGGGCTGTTCAATTCCGGCGACGGCAACACCGGCATCGGCAACACCGGTACGTCCAACTTCGGCATCGGCAACACGGGTAGTTACAACACCGGCATCGGCAATACCAGCAGCACCAACACCGGCATCGGCAACACCGGCTCGTTCAACACCGGCCTGTTCAACTCCGGTAGTTTGAACACCGGCCTGTCCAACGCCGGCAGCACCAATACCGGTAATCTCAATGCCGGTAGTCTGAACACCGGTGATTTCAACACCGGAAATAGCAATACGGGCTACTACAATACTGGCAACCTGAACACTGGCGTATTGAATTCAGGAAATCGCAACAACGGCTATCTCTGGCGCGGCGACAACCAAGGACAATTCGGCTTCGACTTTGGCATCACCATGCCCGGCATACCTTTGGAAATAGGAGTTAATGTTGATCTCGCAATACCCGTCAGCGGCTTTATAGACGGCATAACGGTCCAGCCGTTCAGCATGGACGTCCCGATAGACCTCAACCTATTCATCGATCTGCCGAGCCCTATTCCGAATGTGACCATTCCGCTGGGGGACGGCGAGTCAATCACTGTCGAAATACCCAAAATAACTATTAACCGATTCGACCTTACGGGATTCAATGTAGGAAACGTAGGCGGCATACCATTCAGTAGGATGCACATTGAAATCATCAACACCATTGGACCCGTCTCGATTCCGGTCCTTCATATTCCCGCAGCACCGGGCTTCGGCAATTCCACCGCTGGCCCATCTTCGGGATTCTTCAACACAGGTGCTGGCACGGGCTCGGGATTTGGGAATTCCGGCAGGTTTATTTCGGGCTTCTTCAACCAAGGTAATCTTTTTGCCTCCGGCTACCAGAACACCGGCTCATTGACGTCGGGTTTGGGAAATCTTGGGTCCACCGTCACGGGATTTTTCAACAGCGGCACGACGGGTCTGGCTTCAGCCTTTGTCTCCGGCATCGGCAATGTCGGCAGCAGACTCGCCGGCTTCTTGCTCAGCGGCACCGGGCAGTAA
- a CDS encoding DNA polymerase IV, translating into MPRWILHVDLDQFQASVERRRHRELAGLPLIIGGNPTEPRKVVTCASYEARAFGVRAGMPLRAAARRCPGAVFLALDPPAYDAASDEVMALLRDLGHPVEVWGWDEAYVGVAAADPTQVAEQIRAVVFSETELSCSVGISDNKQRAKVATGFAKPAGIFALTDTNWMNLMADRSVDALWGIGPKTAKKLAVLDITTVGELANGDAEELTSAFGPRTGRWLLLLAKGGGDTEVSATPWVPRSRSHVVTFPEDLTERTEMESAVRELSRKALDEVVASGRLVTRVAVVVRTATFYTRTKVRKLEAPTTDADVVIAAALRVLNLFELERPVRLLGVRLELHMPA; encoded by the coding sequence ATGCCGCGATGGATATTGCATGTCGACCTCGACCAGTTTCAGGCGTCGGTGGAGCGGCGCCGTCATCGCGAACTGGCCGGGCTGCCGCTCATCATCGGCGGCAATCCCACCGAACCCCGCAAGGTAGTCACCTGCGCTTCCTATGAGGCTCGCGCGTTCGGCGTGCGGGCGGGAATGCCGTTACGTGCGGCGGCCCGCCGCTGCCCCGGCGCCGTATTTCTGGCGCTGGATCCGCCCGCCTATGACGCGGCCTCCGACGAGGTGATGGCGTTGTTGCGCGACCTGGGGCACCCGGTCGAGGTGTGGGGCTGGGACGAGGCGTATGTCGGCGTGGCCGCCGCGGATCCCACCCAAGTCGCCGAACAGATCCGCGCTGTGGTCTTCTCGGAGACCGAACTGTCCTGCTCGGTCGGCATCAGCGACAACAAGCAACGCGCCAAAGTCGCCACCGGCTTCGCGAAACCGGCCGGGATCTTTGCGCTCACCGACACCAACTGGATGAATCTGATGGCCGACCGTTCGGTCGACGCGCTCTGGGGGATAGGTCCGAAGACGGCGAAAAAGCTTGCAGTCCTTGATATCACCACGGTTGGAGAGCTGGCGAACGGCGACGCCGAGGAACTGACGTCGGCGTTCGGCCCGAGAACGGGGCGGTGGCTGCTCCTGCTCGCCAAGGGGGGCGGCGACACCGAAGTCAGCGCTACCCCCTGGGTCCCGCGCTCCCGCAGTCACGTCGTCACCTTTCCGGAAGACCTGACCGAACGAACCGAAATGGAGTCAGCGGTCAGGGAATTGTCCCGCAAGGCACTCGACGAGGTGGTGGCCTCGGGGCGGCTCGTCACCCGGGTGGCCGTCGTCGTACGCACCGCGACGTTTTATACCCGCACCAAGGTCCGCAAGCTCGAGGCGCCGACCACAGACGCCGACGTCGTCATCGCCGCCGCCCTGCGGGTCCTGAACTTGTTCGAGCTGGAGCGCCCGGTACGGCTACTCGGCGTGCGTCTCGAACTCCACATGCCCGCATAG
- a CDS encoding TetR/AcrR family transcriptional regulator has translation MSDELPASTRPERGDAARNRALLLDAARRLVANRGADAITMDDVAAAAGVGKGTLFRRFGSRAGLMTVLLDEDERASQQAFLFGPPPLGPDAPPLERLIAFGRERICFVHAHRELLSQANRDPKTRYSAAASVHRTHVRVLLRSAHTTGDVDVQTDALLALLDVDYVEHQLNDHGHSLQTLGEAWEGLARKLCGR, from the coding sequence ATGAGTGACGAGTTGCCGGCGTCGACTCGGCCGGAGCGCGGTGACGCGGCGCGCAATCGCGCCCTGCTGCTGGACGCGGCGCGCCGACTGGTCGCCAATCGTGGGGCCGACGCGATCACCATGGACGACGTCGCCGCCGCGGCCGGTGTCGGCAAGGGCACGCTGTTTCGTCGGTTCGGCAGCCGGGCCGGTCTGATGACGGTATTGCTCGACGAAGACGAGCGGGCCAGTCAGCAGGCATTTCTGTTCGGCCCGCCGCCCCTGGGCCCGGATGCGCCGCCGCTGGAACGCCTGATCGCGTTCGGCCGGGAGCGGATCTGCTTCGTCCATGCCCACCGCGAGCTGCTGTCGCAGGCCAACCGGGACCCGAAGACCCGTTACAGTGCGGCGGCGTCGGTGCACCGCACACATGTGCGGGTGCTGTTGCGGTCGGCTCACACGACCGGCGACGTCGATGTCCAAACCGATGCCCTGCTGGCCCTGCTCGACGTCGACTACGTCGAGCACCAGCTCAACGACCACGGTCACAGCCTGCAAACGTTGGGCGAGGCGTGGGAAGGCCTGGCGCGCAAGCTCTGCGGGCGGTGA
- a CDS encoding NAD(P)H-dependent oxidoreductase yields the protein MSDFSDFSGIRVLALVGSLRAGSVNRQIAELAAAVAPDGVSVTVFEGLAELPFYNEDIDTPDGIPDAVIALRQAAAQADAALVVTPEYNGTIPAVIKNAIDWLSRPFGDGALKAKPLAVIGGSVGRYGGVWAHDETRKSFAIAGARVIDTIKLSVPFHSLAGQAPADSSEMSANLRDIVGKLAAEAG from the coding sequence ATGTCCGATTTCTCCGATTTCTCCGGCATCAGAGTCTTGGCGCTGGTGGGAAGCCTGCGCGCGGGTTCGGTCAACCGCCAGATCGCCGAGCTTGCGGCCGCCGTTGCGCCGGACGGCGTCAGCGTGACGGTGTTCGAAGGGCTGGCGGAGTTGCCGTTCTACAACGAGGACATCGATACCCCCGACGGCATTCCCGATGCCGTGATTGCGTTGCGACAGGCCGCGGCGCAGGCGGATGCGGCTCTGGTGGTCACCCCCGAATACAACGGCACCATCCCCGCTGTCATCAAGAACGCGATCGACTGGCTGTCACGCCCGTTCGGCGACGGCGCATTGAAAGCCAAGCCGCTGGCCGTCATCGGCGGGTCCGTAGGCCGATACGGCGGGGTATGGGCCCACGACGAGACCCGCAAGTCGTTCGCCATCGCCGGCGCGCGCGTGATCGACACGATCAAGTTGTCGGTGCCATTCCACTCCCTGGCGGGCCAGGCGCCCGCGGACAGCTCCGAGATGTCGGCCAATCTACGAGACATCGTCGGCAAGCTGGCCGCCGAAGCGGGCTGA
- a CDS encoding redoxin NrdH: MTITVYTKPACVQCSATYKALDKNGIAYEKVDISLDSEARDYVMALGYLQAPVVVAGDDHWSGFRPDRIKALALAALSA; the protein is encoded by the coding sequence ATGACCATCACCGTCTACACCAAGCCCGCATGCGTGCAGTGCAGCGCCACCTACAAGGCGCTGGACAAGAACGGCATCGCCTACGAGAAGGTCGACATCAGTCTGGATTCCGAGGCGCGGGACTACGTGATGGCGTTGGGCTATCTGCAGGCACCGGTCGTGGTGGCCGGGGACGACCACTGGTCCGGCTTCCGGCCCGACCGCATCAAGGCGCTCGCCTTGGCCGCGCTGAGCGCATAG
- the nrdI gene encoding class Ib ribonucleoside-diphosphate reductase assembly flavoprotein NrdI: MDIRPCNLVYFSSVSENTHRFVQKLGLPATRIPLHGSIEVDEPYVLILPTYGGGRVTPSLNAGGYVPKQVIAFLNNEHNRALLRGVIAAGNTNFGPEFGYAGDVVARKCDVPYLYRFELMGTEDDVAAVRAGLAEFWKEQTCHQPSLQSL, from the coding sequence ATGGATATCAGGCCGTGCAACCTGGTCTATTTCTCCAGCGTGTCGGAGAATACCCACCGCTTCGTGCAGAAGCTGGGTCTGCCCGCCACGCGGATACCGCTGCACGGCAGCATCGAGGTCGACGAGCCCTATGTACTGATACTGCCCACCTACGGCGGCGGCCGGGTCACACCCAGTCTGAATGCCGGCGGCTATGTCCCCAAACAGGTCATCGCCTTTTTGAACAACGAGCACAATCGAGCGCTGCTGCGCGGGGTCATCGCGGCCGGCAACACCAACTTTGGTCCGGAGTTCGGCTACGCCGGTGACGTCGTCGCACGCAAATGCGACGTTCCCTACCTTTACCGCTTCGAGTTGATGGGCACCGAGGACGACGTGGCCGCCGTCCGTGCGGGTCTGGCTGAATTTTGGAAGGAGCAGACGTGTCACCAACCGTCACTGCAGAGCCTGTAA